In the Maridesulfovibrio bastinii DSM 16055 genome, one interval contains:
- the rpsP gene encoding 30S ribosomal protein S16 has protein sequence MPVKLRLTRMGSKKRPFYRVVAINSETRRDGRPLENIGHYNPMVEPAEIVIDKEKVEKWLEKGAEVSDTVRALIKKVS, from the coding sequence ATGCCCGTGAAACTGAGACTGACCCGCATGGGTTCCAAAAAGCGCCCTTTTTATCGCGTAGTTGCAATTAACAGCGAAACCAGACGTGATGGTCGTCCTCTGGAAAACATTGGACACTATAACCCGATGGTTGAGCCGGCTGAAATCGTTATTGATAAGGAAAAAGTGGAGAAGTGGCTTGAGAAAGGCGCAGAAGTCAGTGACACTGTTCGCGCTCTCATTAAAAAAGTTTCCTAA
- the ffh gene encoding signal recognition particle protein, which yields MFDSLSDRLSEAFKNFKGQGRLDEKNIQDGMREVRLALLEADVNYKVVKDFVDKVKERALGQDVIKSLSPGQQVIKIVNDELVELLGGEQEGLVLKKKPAMIMMVGLQGSGKTTSSAKLALYLRRKKYKPYLVPADVYRPAAIDQLNVLAKQLDMPVYPSTTDMNPVDICKDALVKAEEEGCDVVFFDTAGRLHIDETLMDELVAIKESCSPDEILFVADAMTGQDAVNVASTFDEKLDVTGVVLTKMDGDARGGAALSIKSVTGKSVKFVGMGEKLSDMEIFHPDRAASRILGMGDMLTLIEKAQATIDEEEAEKLTDKFRKAKFDLEDFRTQMRRMKKIGSMESILKLIPGLGGLTKQLGDLNVPDKELNRIEAIISSMTMEERRNPKIINPSRRRRVAAGSGVSLQDVNQMLKNFEQMSKMMKKMMGGKGKGKMPKMPKMPNIPGLGEGGGMPGMPGLPGMDGMEGMEGMNGSGAQAPRTISKKTLQERKKKKLNKKARKKKRK from the coding sequence TTGTTCGATAGCCTTTCAGACAGACTTTCTGAAGCCTTTAAAAATTTCAAGGGACAGGGCCGTCTGGATGAGAAGAACATTCAGGACGGAATGCGTGAGGTGCGCCTTGCACTCCTCGAAGCGGATGTTAACTACAAAGTAGTTAAAGATTTCGTGGACAAGGTTAAGGAGCGCGCTCTCGGACAGGATGTTATCAAGAGCCTTTCTCCCGGGCAGCAGGTAATCAAGATCGTTAATGACGAGCTTGTCGAACTGCTGGGCGGAGAGCAGGAAGGGCTTGTCCTGAAGAAAAAACCGGCAATGATTATGATGGTCGGATTGCAGGGATCAGGTAAAACAACCTCATCTGCAAAGCTGGCTCTATATCTTCGCCGTAAAAAATATAAACCATACCTTGTCCCTGCCGACGTATACAGACCAGCGGCTATCGACCAGTTGAATGTCCTTGCCAAACAGCTGGATATGCCGGTCTATCCTTCCACCACGGATATGAATCCGGTGGATATATGCAAGGATGCACTTGTGAAGGCCGAGGAAGAAGGCTGCGATGTAGTTTTCTTCGATACAGCCGGACGTCTGCATATAGATGAAACACTTATGGATGAGCTTGTGGCTATCAAAGAGTCCTGCTCACCAGATGAAATACTTTTCGTTGCGGATGCCATGACCGGACAGGACGCTGTCAACGTGGCTTCCACATTCGATGAAAAGCTCGACGTCACCGGCGTTGTGCTTACAAAAATGGATGGTGACGCCCGTGGTGGTGCCGCACTGTCCATTAAGTCCGTGACCGGCAAGTCCGTTAAGTTTGTCGGTATGGGTGAAAAGCTTTCGGACATGGAAATCTTCCATCCTGACCGGGCTGCGTCCCGTATTCTCGGTATGGGCGACATGCTCACTCTTATTGAGAAGGCTCAGGCCACGATAGATGAAGAAGAAGCCGAAAAGCTTACCGACAAATTCCGCAAGGCCAAGTTTGACCTTGAGGATTTTCGCACCCAGATGCGGAGAATGAAAAAAATCGGCTCCATGGAGAGTATCCTAAAACTTATTCCGGGTCTCGGCGGGCTTACCAAACAGCTTGGCGATCTTAATGTCCCGGACAAGGAGCTGAACCGGATAGAAGCCATTATTTCTTCCATGACAATGGAAGAACGCAGGAATCCGAAAATTATCAACCCCAGTCGTAGACGCAGGGTTGCAGCCGGTTCCGGCGTATCTCTTCAGGATGTTAATCAGATGCTCAAAAATTTTGAGCAGATGAGTAAGATGATGAAGAAGATGATGGGTGGCAAAGGCAAAGGCAAGATGCCTAAAATGCCGAAGATGCCTAATATCCCAGGACTCGGTGAAGGCGGTGGAATGCCGGGAATGCCGGGTCTTCCGGGAATGGACGGCATGGAAGGGATGGAAGGCATGAATGGTTCCGGAGCGCAGGCTCCGCGCACCATAAGCAAGAAAACCCTTCAGGAACGCAAGAAAAAGAAACTCAATAAGAAGGCCCGCAAAAAGAAGCGGAAGTAG
- a CDS encoding KH domain-containing protein — protein MLKDLVEYIAKSLVDNPDEVLVTEIEGEQTSVIELKVAKEDLGKVIGKQGRTARAMRTLLGAASTKVRKRSVLEILE, from the coding sequence ATGTTGAAAGATTTGGTTGAATACATCGCGAAATCGCTTGTTGACAATCCGGATGAAGTTCTAGTCACCGAGATTGAAGGGGAACAGACTTCTGTAATTGAGTTGAAAGTAGCAAAGGAAGATCTTGGAAAGGTCATCGGCAAGCAGGGACGCACGGCTAGAGCCATGCGCACTCTTCTTGGTGCTGCTTCTACCAAAGTCAGAAAACGTTCGGTTCTGGAGATCCTTGAGTAG